Part of the Polyangiaceae bacterium genome, GACCGCAGCTCCAGTCCCAGTCGTACATCCGGAAGTTCGCTGCGAAAGGCTGGCCCGGCGGGTCGAAGAGCGTGTGCAGTCGCGGGGCCTTCGCGTCCACGCCCACCGAGTCCGGCGGGTAGTAGACGAAGCCGATCTCGTTCGCGCCGCAGTCGACCTTCGTACACGGCTCCCAGCCGCGGTTCTTGACGTTCAGATCTCCATGCTGCGGTGGCGGGTGATCCGTGGTCGGCGCGCCGACCGTGGGCGACGACGGGTACGAGCTCGGACCCACGTTCGGGCAGGTCGCGGGACAAGCCGGGGCGAAGCTGCCCGTGCTGCCGCCGCTGCCGCCCGTGCTGCCGCCGCTGCCGCCGCTGCCGCCCGAGGCTGCTCCGCCCGTGCCGCCGCTGCCACCCCCGCCGCTGCCGTTTCCGCCGCCGCCTGGCCAGGTGCCACCGCTCGATACGCTGCCGCCGCTGCCCGCGCTGCCGCCTCCGCCGGTCACTGGGTCGTCCGCGCTAGAAGCGCTGCAGCCCAAGAGTAACAGGGCACCACACAGCCCGAGCACTCGCATACGACAAGAGTGAGAGCAGCGCGCGGAGGGGTCAAGCTGCTACTCTCGGAGCGATGAGGCTCGCGCTCTGCCTGCTCGTCGTCTCGCTCTCTCGGTGCTCGTCGGACGACTCGAGCAGCGCATCGAGCGGCGGCGCGAGCTCGGGCGGGGCGAGCGGGATGGGTGGCAGCGTCGGTGACGCAGGCTGGCCCGACAGCGGCTCCGGCGGCAGTCCGAGCGGCGGCGGGACGTCTGGCGGCAGCGGCGGCACGGCTCCCGCGGGAGATTGCACCGCGCTCGGCGCCTGGAAACAAACGGCACCGTTCACCGACGCGAGCCACGTCTCGCACCCGCTGCCGTCGTTCGGCGTGAACGGCTACTACTACGTACACACCATGGCCAGCGGCGGCGGCGAGCGCGTGCTCTACTCCGCGAAGCAGAACGCGGACGGCAGCCTGGGCGCTTGGCAGGTCGCCTCGCCCGATCACGGCGGTGGTCCCCACGGTTTCACCGCCGTGGTGGCGAACGGCGAGCCGTTCCACTTCCGCAACGGCCACATCGCCCGCTACCCGCTCGACGCGAGCGGCAAGATGACCGGCGACGTCGTGCTGCTCGAGTCGAACCCGGACGCTGCGTTCGGCGGCAACCGCTACGTCTGGGACAGCGCGCTCGTCGCCACCTTCCCCAGCGCGAGCTGGGTGCTCCACCTGGGCGGCTTCAGCTTCACCGGCTACACCTACGCGCCGAACGTCTACCGCAGCAAGATCCCGGTCGAGTCGGCGTTCACCGCCGTCGGCGCCGACCACCCGGCCACGCGCCCCGGCAGGTGCGCCTTTTGGAACGGCTTCGTCTGGAGCGGCGAAGGCGACGGCTCGAAGTACTGGCGCGCGAAGCTGCAGGCGAGCGGCAGTTTGGAGGCCTGGAGCGAGCTCGGCACGCTGCCCGCCGGCACCGACAACCAGCGCGGCGACTGGTTCGTGATCGACGGCACGCTGTTCGTGGTGCGTGGCGCCAAGGTGTTCGGCGCCAAGATCGACGCCACCGGCACGCTCGCCAGCTTTCAGGAGCAGACCGCGCTGCCCGAGGCGCAGATCGACGTGAGCTGGGGCGACGGGCACCTCGAGGGGAGCGCTCACGCCGTGCTCGGAGACTTCGTCTACCTGACGGGCAAGAAGAGCGTGCTCTACGCGCCGGTGCTGAGGCAAGTGCCCTGCGCGCCCTGAGGCTCACTTCGGCTCGTCGTCGTCCTTCTCCACCAGCTTCTGGAAGTTACGGAACGCGAGCCACATCACCAGGATGATGACGCCCACGACCACCATCCCGACGATGTCGCGAGTGGTGACGCCCGATGTGGAAGCGCTTGGGACGTCGAGGTTCATCTGCGGTTCGTGAGCCGGAGCTCGTCCAGGAGGCGGCCGATGCGGCGGAATTTCTCCGACCGGCCAAACTGCAACAAGTGCCCCCCGTGCCAGCTCTCGAGCGGCGCGCCGAAGTGGTGCGCGATGCGCCGCGCGTGCGCCGGCGGCGTGATGCGATCCGCCCGGGCCGCGACGACCAGCATGCGCTCGCCCGGCACCAGCGGCGCGCGCCCGAGCGGGCTGACCACGCGGTGCGCCGCCTCCAGCGCGCGGTGCTGGAGCTCGGTCTCGTGCGGCGCCGAGCCCAGGCGGCCTTGGTCCCGCGCGAAGTCCGCCAGTGACGCCAGCGGGATGATCGGGATTGCAAAGGCGAGCTCCGCCTCGACCGTGGCCAGGAGCGAGGTGGTGTACCCACCGAGGCTCATGCCCATGACGCCGACCGCCGGGTGCCCGCGCTCGCGCAGCCAGCGCACGAGATCGCGGAGATCTGCCATGGCCTGCCGGAAGCCCTCGTTCGACATGCGCGGGTCGCTGCCGGGGAAGGGCGGCGGCTGACCCAGCCGGCGCGCCGGACCGCGCACGGCGTGGAACGGCAGCACCGGTAGGACGGCGTCGAGGCCGATGCGATCGAGCCACTCCATGGGCCAGACGCGCTGCTCCAGATCGTACTGGCCGGCCATGTAGCCGTGGATCAGGAGCGCGACGGGGCGCGGCTCGGGCCCGAAGAACGCCCGCGCCGCGGCCACGCGGTTCTCCGCGTAGCGGCCGAAGCGCTCGGCGACACCGGCCTCGAAGGGCTGGTAGTCGCTCGACCAGGAGAGATCCACCACGCGATGCCCGCCGGCGCTCCAGCGCACCACGCGCTCGGCCGGCGCGATGCTGCGGGGCTCGCGGAAGTAGCCCGGGGCGTCGTGCGGGTAGAGCTCGGCGATGGCCCGGAGGGCCTGCATCCGCTCGGCGTGACCGAGGGACTCGGCGCGGCTCTTCTTGCGCGAGCCCTGGCTACCCGCGTACGCGGCGAGGGTCGCGGCGCGGTCCACCGCCGCTGCTGCACCCCCGAGCAGGCGTCTGGCCGTGCGCTGGATCACGGGCGAAAGGCTACCCCCGCTCCGGGAGGCGTGCTAGGTCGCCGCACAGCATGGCGGACAGCGAGAAGAAGAAGCGCTCGGGCCGGGCGCGCGAGGCAGCAGCCGAGCCCAGCGAAGCCAAGCCGAAGAAGAAGGCCGCGGCCACCGCTACGGAACCCGAAGAGAAGCTCTTGAAGCCCTGGGGCCCGCTGATCTGGCTGCTCATCCCGCTCTTCGCCTGCGTCGCGTACGGCCTGGCCACGCGCGGGCAGTGACGCTCATCTCCAGCCGACGCGCCGGTAGCACAGGCTCGCGACGCC contains:
- a CDS encoding alpha/beta hydrolase family protein — encoded protein: MIQRTARRLLGGAAAAVDRAATLAAYAGSQGSRKKSRAESLGHAERMQALRAIAELYPHDAPGYFREPRSIAPAERVVRWSAGGHRVVDLSWSSDYQPFEAGVAERFGRYAENRVAAARAFFGPEPRPVALLIHGYMAGQYDLEQRVWPMEWLDRIGLDAVLPVLPFHAVRGPARRLGQPPPFPGSDPRMSNEGFRQAMADLRDLVRWLRERGHPAVGVMGMSLGGYTTSLLATVEAELAFAIPIIPLASLADFARDQGRLGSAPHETELQHRALEAAHRVVSPLGRAPLVPGERMLVVAARADRITPPAHARRIAHHFGAPLESWHGGHLLQFGRSEKFRRIGRLLDELRLTNRR